From the genome of Vanessa tameamea isolate UH-Manoa-2023 chromosome 16, ilVanTame1 primary haplotype, whole genome shotgun sequence, one region includes:
- the LOC113403079 gene encoding sterile alpha motif domain-containing protein 1-like, whose translation MISASLPGEALVQLGQLQLSHLYPPQTMTPEFLAPPPRPYPRYAPRRPRDPMPAPPAPAPFAPVPNAYAPFLAHPASYASYLYRARAPQPPAYPLRPRPTSGFVPPSPAPHSPHSPPVSIPAPQPPPREEPPTSPERGAPAPYFCRGALIRLEDGTLRRVEEMRTEDFVMSAERTGDLALTQCTLLRLDERGDRLALTLTYDRNRSQVELESTVEHPFFVYGRGWASCKPERTLARYGLRVQRLQVGDVCVSLVARKHTTPTTTVGTSLATAPPQTHPENLSVKEDARKRRWSASDVLEDGPPLKKR comes from the exons ATGATCTCGGCGAGCCTCCCCGGCGAGGCGCTGGTCCAGCTGGGACAGCTGCAGCTGAGCCACCTTTATCCACCACAAACCATGACGCCGGAGTTCCTAGCACCACCGCCGCGCCCCTACCCGCGGTACGCGCCACGGCGGCCGCGAGACCCTATGCCTGCGCCGCCGGCGCCTGCGCCTTTCGCACCCGTACCCAACGCATACGCGCCTTTTCTCGCGCACCCGGCTTCCTACGCCTCATACCTGTATAGGGCGCGTGCGCCGCAACCTCCGGCGTATCCTCTGCGTCCGCGACCGACGTCCGGCTTCGTGCCGCCGTCACCAGCGCCTCACTCACCACATTCTCCACCAGTATCGATACCGGCGCCCCAACCTCCACCAAGAGAG GAACCTCCCACATCTCCCGAGCGTGGCGCGCCTGCTCCGTATTTCTGCCGGGGAGCACTAATAAGGCTTGAGGACGGTACGCTGCGGCGCGTTGAGGAAATGCGTACGGAGGACTTTGTGATGAGCGCTGAACGTACTGGTGACCTCGCACTCACGCAGTGTACGTTACTGCGACTAGATGAGCGCGGTGACCGCCTCGCGCTTACCCTTACATATGATAGGAATCGCTCACAG GTGGAGCTAGAATCGACTGTAGAACATCCATTCTTCGTTTACGGACGCGGGTGGGCCTCGTGTAAACCGGAGCGCACTCTGGCAAGATATGGACTGCGAGTACAGAGGTTACAAGTTGGTGACGTGTGTGTGTCTCTAGTCGCACGTAAGCACACAACACCTACAACAACAGTGGGAACGAGTCTCGCAACGGCACCACCACAAACACATCCAGAAAACCTCAGTGTGAAAGAGGATGCACGCAAACGGCGTTGGTCCGCCTCTGACGTCTTGGAAGACGGTCCGCCTTTAAAAAAACGTTGA